Genomic DNA from Tachyglossus aculeatus isolate mTacAcu1 chromosome 10, mTacAcu1.pri, whole genome shotgun sequence:
TCCTTTGTAGTGACTTGGGTTGAATTTTTTAGTgcacctaattttttttttgccctctTCATGTACAACTGAGCACAGATCAGAATGACTCCTTTTCTTTCTTGcctcacaagcagtgtggcctagtggatagagcacagacctgagagtcagagggacctggattctaatcccagttctgacacttttctgctggatgaccttgggcaagtcacttcacttttctgtgcctcagttaacctcatctgtaaaattaggattaaaactaatgcttagtacattaaCTTAGTGCATTAAGTaattaaacgcttagtacagtgctctgcatacagtaagcgctcaataaatacgattgaagaagtgaatgaaaactatgagcccaagtgggacagggactgtgtccaacctgataagtttatacctaccccagcatttactacagtgcctggcacatagtaagcacttaacaataccataattaaaaaaaaaagtccactaCCACCCGAATCCTCATCAAGTAGCACCAACTTAATGCTGACTTGATGCCTGGAGTATTTTTGGCTAAAAATTCGTGGCGTAGGGTAGGCATGGTCCCCATCTTTGAGGAGCTTTAGAGCTATTTGCTGCACATAGTGAGTTGGAGGGTTAGGTCTTTAGAAGGGGCTTGATTTAGGGTGGGATGTTGAAGGCCATTTGGGGTCCTTAGGGAATCCTGGCCCAAATACCCTGGATTGGCCAGGAAGAATTGGTGAGGGTTGAGCAGGAGGCTGAGGTTAAGTAGGTGGGGTTATCAGGGAGAGGTACTGGAGCTAAAggatgggaatttttttttatggtatttgttaagggtttactatgtgccgggcactgtagtaagtgctggattagatacaagctaatcaaattggcaGCTAAtcagggcgcacagtcttaatccccattttacagatgagggaactgagatgcaatGAAGAGAAGTGATTTAGTGAAGGTCACCCtccagacaagtgacggagccaggattagaaccgaggccctactgactcccgggcctgtcctgtatccactaggctgggCAGTTTCTCAATTTAGATGCATAGGGCAAAAGGGGAGCTTAGAATAATGGGGTGTCCTGGTCAAAGGGTACACTCGGAAGATGATTTTAATAGCGACAGGTGAAACAGAATTGAGGGAAGTGAGACTGGAGGTAGTTGCAGCCGCGCTGATGTTTTGGACAAAGTGGCCGATCacatggagggggaaagaggagtgtCCACGAATTGAGACTTGAGAACAGGGAGTGGGTTAATGTTGCTTCTCACTGTGAGAGGGAAGTTGCTGgacttggtcatcatcatcatcatcaatcgtatttattgagcgcttactgtgtgcagagcactgtactaagcgcttgggaagtacaagttggcaacatatagagacagtccctacccaacagtgggctcacagtctaaaagggtgagaagTGTGATCAGTCATATCCAGTTAGACCGAATCTGGTGGCCCCCCGACAGCGAGGTCCCATAGTGAAAACACTTGTCTTTGTCATGTTTAATCTGGGAACACCTTTTTAGTGACCtttaaaaggaaaggaaggcatgAAATAGCCCTCTCCCTCGGAGGGCCACAGGTGGGAGCAGATAGCTGGACCTGGGAATAGGAAGCAAGGTTTATCTGTCAGAAGTGGAAGGAGGTTCATTTGCGAAGAgaggagtcacttaatttctctgtgcctcagttacctcatctgtaaaatggggatgaagaccgtcagccccaggtgggacagaggctgtgtccaacctgactagcttgtatgtaccccagtgcttagtagcttgcttggaacatactaagcacttaataaatgccattttaaaaaagctaaAGTAAGGTGAAAGACACACTCTTAAATCAGATTCCCAGAGAGAAGTCAGAGCATAAAGCAccaactcgtggctcagtggaaagagcccgggctttggagtcagaggtcatgggttcaaatcgcggctccgtcacttgtcagctgtgtgactttgggcttaccttccctgtgcctgtttcctcaactgtagaatggggattaagactgtgagccccctgtgggacaacctgatcaccttgtaacctccccagcgcttagaacagtgctttgcacatagtaagcgcttaataaatgccattattattattattattattattattataaatggacaGTGATCTTTGGGCTGAGAAAAGTTAACCTACTGGCAGAATTCAGTGCAAAGGGAAATAAACAAGAATAAAGATACCCCTTTCACACCTCTGTAAAGGTGGTGATGTCAGAGTctagtcaatcagtaaatcagtcctatctgttgagcacttactgtgtggggagcactgtactaatggcctgggacagtacagtataacagaggtgatagacagaATGCTCAGATGTCCACACAGAGTGCCTGGGGGGGATGACATTGAGCCTCACCCCTTCTCAGTTCCCTGCAGAAGTGATTAAAGGCAAAGCGAGAGGGTGAAAGCGACTGATGGCGGTGTGGGAGAGCATGCAGGGCTGTGTGCAGGAAGGTGGGTAGGTCCCAGGAAAAGCTGTTCACCTGCCATGGGCTACCCTGGGTCTCCCAATCCCTTCCCAGCTCACAGGAAAATCCTCGGAGTGTCCCTTCCAAAGTCATCGGGGATAGCCCTGCCAATTTGTAATCAGGCTGCAGCCATCTGCCTAGTGGAAGGGCCCCTCTCCAAACAAAGACAGAGACACCGTTTCCCCAAAAGGTCTCTCTCACCAGAGGGTCGGGCTGGAAACTCTCTTGCCACTGCCACCGGGCACTGCTCTGCCCCCctccaatcaaccagtggtatttattgagtgcttactgtgtacggagcactgtagtaagtgctaggggacagttcaatacaatggagttggtagaagccatccttgccctcgagaagcttgcgATGGAGCCGCCACTCTCTGCCTTGCATGTTAGCCCACCCGTGTTAGCCGCTCTGAACCCAGGAGGAGTAGCAGTCATTTAGCAGAACCAGTGGCTTCTTGGGCTAGTTCAAAGGGTCCAGAGCCGGtggaatcaatcggtggtatttattgagcgcttaccgtgtgcagagcactgtactaaatgcttgagagagtactctacaacagagttggtagatatgttccacctgtacaaagagtttacagtctagaggggaagacagacattaatataaataactaatttGTAGCTCTGTACATAGGTACTGTGGACTTAGAGCTAGTTCTTAGATTAATTCTTAGTAATTCTTAGAACTAGAATTCTAAGAACTCCAACTCTACTGTAAGGAAGCGTTAGGACTTTGGTGACTATCAGTGCcaacagggagagaggagaatggtGTCAGACTACGGTTCTGAATGAAGTCTCCGGCCATCTGTGGTACTCTGTGGGGAGGCTATCTGGTCTTTGCGAGGTGTTCCAAGAAGAGATTTTCTCAACGTCCTCACGGTTCCTTCCATTCTGATCTTAAGgcccattgttttttttttaaaaaatctatgtCAGAACTAAAAACATCATCTTACTTTTGGTAGCAACTTCCCAGCCAACTTAAGATTCACGCTATTTGAGAGTGGCTTTGTGCATGTGTAACTGGCAAGATATGACTGTAGTTTTAGGACATTTTTAAGCTGATTTGCCATAATGTTTGGTTTGTTGGGTGGAAATATATCGAATAATTTAAGCCTGCatttcagtgtgtgtgtgttattggTTTTCACCTGTATTAAATTCATTCTTTCTAATCAATTCATTCTTTTCTAATATACCTACAGCCCTACACAGTGTCTCATCTGAATCTTTGTGCTGGAATCATGGTAACAGCTTCCCACAATCCAAAGCAGGATAATGGTTATAAGGTACTGTCGCGTTCCTTCCCATTGCAGTGTCTTTCTGGAGGCATCTCGTaagtgtatcattattattacatggaaggTTGCCGCATCAGAAGCTGCAGTAAATCAATGCGTCGATCCATTCATAATTCTTTTGTGTTTGTTGCGCTCTTTAGGTGTATTGGGACAACGGAGCTCAAATAATCTCTCCTCATGACAAAGGAATCGCTCAAGCTATTGAAGAGAATCTGGAACCCTGGCCTAAAGCATGGGATGATAGTCTGATTGACAACAATCCCCTTCTCCATGATCCATACACCAAAATCAATAAGGACTACTTTGAAGACTTGAAGAAATACTGCTTCCATAGGTAAATCGGAAGCGGTTTCACCTTTGCCCGTGACCGTGATCCACCGGCCAAGAAAACCCCCGCCTCACGTTCTCTTATAGTGGAGGGAAAGGTGGGGGAGTTGGATGGTCCATTCCTCCCCATGAGGGTGGGTATCCAGGAGGGCAACCAGCACTTGATTCCTTCAAGCATCCTGATGGTGGGGGCAGGGTGGGCGGGTGGACGTGGGTTTGACCCACGGCATTGGGTCACCCTCTTGGGTTCTCTCTAGTTCACTTTATTTGGCCAGTGTCTGCCCGACAGACTCGTTGTTTGTTTATCTTTTTAAGTCCAGTTTGCTCTCGGTCCCAGAGATAGCAGAATGACGGAATAGTCCCTGTTCAAAGGGCTGTGCTTTGGAAAGTAGGCTAAACCATCCAGAAATATGAATATGAAATACGAACTCAGTGATGCACCATTGGCATCATAGAGGGAGTTAAACAGAGGACCATAAGAAGAACCAGGTTCATTGGCCTTCAGTGGGAGGCTAGGTTTCTCACTTACTACTCTGGCTTCTTCACTGATGCGTATTTCTCAACCTTGTTGAGGCTGACCTGCCCCAGAACAATGAATGAGCTTTGAAGTGCCTATTTGATTATCTTCCTGCCCTCAATGTACTGTTTGACAGAAAATATTTGTTTGTCCAGAGCTTAACCAATTGCAAAACGGTTGCATCTTCGATTGCTTTTGACCAAGAATGAATCATCCCTTTACATGGAAAGCATGAAAAACCTAATGCTTTGATGTTTTAATTTttacgtggtatttgttaagtgcttactacgtgccaggcactgtactgagctctggggctaatcaggttgcacacaatccacgtcctatgaggggctcacggtcttaatcaccgttttacagatgagggtaattgaggcacagagaagtgaagcgatttgctcaagatcacacagcagacaagtgaaggagcctagtattagagcccaggtccttctggctcccagccccctgatctatctatccagtaggccacactgcttctcagaaaagtatctgttaagcaattacaGGGCCAACAGGTTTTATTTCTGCTTTATGTGGCTGGTTGCAGGCAAATTCTTAGTAAAGAAAAGTTGATTAAAATAAGCTTCAGGTGAAATATGAAAGATCTTCTCCTCCCTGTTCCTACAGCCAAATAATGCTAACGTCGCCATGTCATGAGGTACCAGCTAGCAAATCACACTTCAGAATCGTAAATTTTGGAAGTATGTTTTGATTTATAAACTTAAACCTAATTTCAAAGTCAGTGTTGTCCATTTCCTTAATGTACTTCATTTCAGAAACATAAACAGGGAATCCAAAGTGAAATTTGTCCACACCTCGGTGCATGGAGTCGGCCATGATTTTGTGCAGTTGGCTTTCAAAGCGTTTGACTTTGCTCCTCCTTATGCTGTTCCCGAACAGAAAGACCCCGATCCAGAATTTCCAACAGTGAAATATCCAAATCCTGAAGAGGGTAAAGGAGTCTTGGTAAATGTTTTATTGGTTTTTTTTACAGCCAGTCTCTTGTTGAGTATTCAAAAATGTCAGCATTGAATGAAATAGCCCAGACCTGTTTGATTAGCCAGGAATCTTAACCTTTCCAGGTTAGAGTCCTCTAGTGTTGTGATTCTTAGGCTTGTACATAGGCCTTCTCAGCCACAAGCACACGCCTCGATCAAATCTTCACTGCCAGTAGCCTCATCTTCCAACCTGAAGGAAATTCGTTCTTGGGAAAAAAACCCATCCTCCAAAATCGCCTTTCCTGAATCACTGCATCAGTGGGAAATTGGGGATTAGCTTCCCAATATCTCAAactgattattattaaaagatattTTAAGATAATTTAACATGTAAATAAAATTCTGAAAATGAAAGCCGAAGATATGAGTTTATACATGTCGTCTTTCCCTTTAATCTCTACCTCCTTCTCTGGTTTCcctcctctaataatgataataaaaatattagTTAATCCTCCCTGTagatctcccccccccaccccacctccctcttcctggcAGCACCTCCTTAAAGTGGAAATTGGTTCCTCCACTATGTTTTCCCAGGTTGCATTGTCTTTATGATTTAAGGCTTTATGACTAATGCCATCCTGTTTCTGGAGATATcgccagaatcaatcagtggtatttattgagcccttatgtgcaaagcactgcagtaagcgcttgggagagtacaatacaacagagttggtagatacgttccctgaaaAAGGGACCGTTTATCTCCCTCTTCAGTACTTGTATTCTGTCTCGTAGGTAGGTTTAATTTGGCTCGTCAAACTCCTTCTTATCCAGGCAAATGGCTCTGCCTCCTCGGAGCTTGTCAAATATTGTGCCTTCTGAAATCAAGTTTTGAGACGTTTGACTTCACTAATTTCCCCAAATAAACTTCagactttcctctagactgttaactcattgtgagaagagaatgtgtctaccaactcttgttttgtactctcccaagcacttagtacgatgctgtgcacatacagtatgcgctcagtaaataccattgattgattcaaattagTTCCCCAGTTCATTCACAGTGATTCAATAGGGACTTTAATATGTCCTGGACTTTAATATGTCCTGGAATCTCCTCGAGCCACGAGAAAATTACAACAGAAACTACTGATAACAAGAAGGTGTGAAATGGGTCATGTATTATGTTTTGTTCAGTTCTCATTTTCATATCATGAGGAAGTTTAAGGCTGCAGTTATGGTTGGGTAATGAGACATCTCACTGTCATATTACACATTTTGAAACAAAACAAATGCACTTGGGATACACGATGGCTGCTAGTGTAAACCCCAAGTAATAAAATACCTTTGCGGTGCAGAACCCAAGTGGCAGGGTTCAAAGTGAAAAAAGAATGAAATGTTTTGAAGATTGTCATCATTTTCATCTCGATAAAACTGCCTCATTTTCCACCGTCTTGCAGACTTTATCATTTGCTCTCGCTGACAAAGTTGGGGCCAGAGTGATCTTAGCAAATGACCCGGATGCTGATCGACTTGCAGTAGCAGAGAAGCAAGAAAGGTAGAGTAATACGTGCCGAGTGCGGAAAGATTTTCAGTGCGCTGCTTAGGTTGTGTGCCAAATTCTGATGGCAGTTTCCCATTGCCGGGCCGGCTCGTGGAAAATAGAGAATGTGCTCATTTTGCTCCCACTAGCTCAGTAGAGTATTTTCCTCCTGTACCTTTAGGTGGTCTTCCATAGTAGAAATATTTTGCTTTTAAGGTACTCTTCTAAAAATGgcatgaatgaagcacttactgtatgctagatGATCAAAATGATCAGATCACACATAGtttctgttccacctggggctcactgtctaaacaggagggagagccttattcccccattttacagattagggaatttaGGTCCAGAGAGGTACTCCAGGTCTCATTGTCCTTCGGATGCTAGGCCTCATCCTTCATCCTGgcttaccattattgttattattattatgaaaaatagtgataataattttattcattcagtcgtatttattgagcgctgactgtgtgcagaacactggaggtTAGCTCTGCCGCTcagctcctctctgtccctcattctcacctgtcccgccgtcgacccccagcccacgtcttccccctggcctggaatgccctccctccatacatccaccaagctagctctcttcctcccttcaaagccctactgagagctcacctcctccaagaggccttcccagactgaccccccttttcctctcctcctccccatcctcctcaccccacctccgtcccctccccttagcacctgtatatatatttgtacagatttattactccatttgttttacttgtacatatttactattctatttattttgttaatgatgtgcttctagctttacttctatttcttctgacgattctgacacctgtctccatgttttgttttgctgtctgtctcccccttctagacggtgagcccattgttgggtagggaccgtctctatatgttgccgacttgtacttcccaagcacttagtcctgcacacagtaaacgctcaataaatgcgattgaatgaatgaatgctgtgagccaagttttggggtagagtaagtgcaatcagatcaaatccagtctctttcccacatggggctcactccacCTCTTCCCTCAAGCTGTGATTAGAATGTGTGTCTCACGCTCTTTACACTAGACTCCGCTACCTACTTTCCCCTGCTTTCTTAGAACTAGCAAGTTGGCAGAAAATTGCTTTCGGAAGCCAATTTTTTGCAGATTTATTCAGAATGCTCAGTGATTGGGAACTTTAAATAGAGAAGTTCAGGATTAAGAGTTCAAAGACAGTTGTGCCAAGCAGTCAtctttcttggagaagcagcatggctccgtggaaacagcccgggctttggagtcagaggtcatgggttcaaatcccggctccgccagaggtcagctgtgtgactttgggcaagtcacctcacttctctgagcctcagttacctcatttgtaaaatgggggattaagactgtaagcacccctgtgggacaacttgatcaccttgtaacctccgcagcacttagaacagtgctttacacacagtaagcacttactaaatgccattattcacctgtctacatgttttgttgtctgcctcccccttctagactgtgagcccgttgtggggtaggaaccgtctttatatgttgccaacttgtacttccaagggcttagtacagtactctacacacagtaagcgctcaataaatacgattgaatgaatgaacctctccgCAGCCAGATGTAGACCATCCACTGCTCCCAAATGGAGTTAATGGGAATTGGAATGAATCTTTGGAGATTTGGCTCATTCCAGGTCCAtctggggtcccgggggtcccggctaGGACTTGTGGATCTGACGAGTGGACTCCTCTGAGTTTGGGTGTGGCAGGGATAAACCCTCTAGAAAGGGCTGGTCACATTTCCAGGGagacagggccagggaggaagaggTCATGAGAGGTGGactggggtgaatcaatcaatcaatcaatcgtatttattgagcgcttactatgtgcagagcactgtactaagcgcttgggaagtacaaattggcaacacatagagacagtccctacccaacagtgggctcacagtctaaaagggggagacagagaacagaaccaaacataccaacaaaataaaataaataggatagaaatgtacaagtaaaataaataagtaaataagtaaataaatagagtaataaatatgtacaaccatatatacatatatacaggtgctgtggggaagggaaggaggtaagatggggggatggagagggggacgagggggagaggaaggaaggggctcagtctgggaaggcctcctggaggaggtgagctctcagcagggccttgaagggaggaagagagctagcttggcggatgggcagagggattgggggcattccaggcccgggggatgacgtgaagCATCACgtcaggcccggaggatgacgtgaaGCATCACGTCACCGGTGAAGCATCACCGGGGGGTGAAGCATGGAGCCCAGTTAACCATTAGCGATTCAGCTGCAGGACAAGTCTGTCCTCGAGGGGCCTCTTGGCTTAGAGATAGCACCGGAGAACTTGGTTGGAGAGGGATTCGACCACCAGCTACAGGTGACACAAGGCAGgtcccatcccaaccccacctgAAACGCCTTCCTCCTCCCGGGCCCTCCCCTGGCAGCCGATGAGAGCCCCGGTTCATTTTAGCCGCACTTTGAGCTCGGcatcccctcactcccctcctcatttAAATATTGGTGGTATTTTTGTTTTCAGTGGTGAATGGAAAGTGTTTTCTGGAAACGAGCTGGGGGCCCTCTTAGGTTGGTGGACGTTCACCTGTTGGAAAGAGAAGAATCCGGACCTTACTGCGCTCAAAGACGTATACATGTTAGCCAGCACTGTCTCCTCCAAAATCCTAAGAGCCATAGCTTTAAAGGAGGGATTCCACTTTGAGGTAAAGCATTCCCTAAGCGTTCTTTTCTTCCCGTCCTTGGAGAATGGTTTGTGACTCTTTCGTCTGTGTGCTTCTGCCCTCAGGAGACTCTGACTGGCTTTAAGTGGATGGGAAACCGAGCCAAGCAACTGATAGACCAGGGGAAGAGTGTCCTGTTTGCATTTGAAGAAGCTATTGGTACGGAATGGTGGGCCATGGAAGTGTTCTGAGACCCTAGAAGATGTTAATTAAAAGCTTATTAAGCACCTCTCTTTTTtttatatgtgttaagcacttactatgtgtccagcactgctccaagtgctgaagtagatacagggctatcaggttggagtcagtccttgtcccacatggagctcacagtctcagtaggcgagagtaggattaatccccattttgcaattgaggaaactgaagcagagaagtggtgacttgcccaaggtcacacagtaagcacatggcagagccagcactcaaaaccagatcctctgtctcccaggcctgtgctccttccattaggcacaACTACTCTCTGCTACTCTGTCCAGGGCCCTGGACTAGGCTCTTGGGGGAGAGTCCTATAAAGATAAAAGCCTTAGGCTCTGCccttgaggggcttacagtcgatttggggagacaggcagtaacaAAGTAAACCAGGGGCCCCTTTATTTTGTGAAGGGACACTGAAATGTCCCAGCAGAGGCAGCCAGCTGGGTGATTTTAGCCTCCAGGCCCATCCCGGCTTCATGTGAGAAATTCAACGTCCTCCTGACGCCCAGCCAAACGATGTCGATGATAGTCTTGTCAcagctgtggggttgggtttaTCATTGGGCTGACTCAGAAATGGCATTCCCTGTATTCTTAATTTATGCTCATCCCCAAGTGTGATAGCCCAAAGTTTATTGTATTTAAACAGCCTCAGCCAGTGTGCTGAAGAGGGCAAAACAAGGGGAAAGACACGGAAAAGGGCTTCCACTCGCCAACTAAATCATCTTTTATGGATGTGTTACAAATGGCTTAGCCGTGAGAaagcatactttgtgcagagtaagtgttcagtaactgccatggaatgaatgaatgaatgaacgaatgaatgaagaaacttaTTCTCACCCTGTTCGCGTGTTCTTTGCAGGATACATGTGCAGCTCCTACGTTCTGGACAAAGACGGCGTCAGTGCTGCTGCTATAACTGCCGAGTTGGCTAGTTTTCTGGACACTAAGAATATATCCTTATCTCAGCAACTGAAAAATATCTATGTTGAGTAAGTTCAAGTCGACTGTAACATTTTACAAAAGGGGTCACTCCACTTGGTCCAGTAGTATTGTTAGTCATGGAGCTCGTTGCTCCTACAACTTTCATTTTGAGAAAATGACTCACCGTCCTTCATGAAAGCTACTGGAGAATGTCTGTAATgtcaaggctttgaaaggggccaCCGTAAACCAACTGCTACCAAGGAGATGCAGTCCTAGCCTGGGTAGTAGACAAATATCCGTGTCTGTTCTTAAGTGATGAAAGAAAAATCTAGACAGGTGAGAGAGTAATCCTGACTGTAATTAGCAGACGCagtaggggaggcagagagcaatGTTCCCTCCCGGTGGTACAGACTTCTACCCCCTTGAGAACTTGCACGTACTGTCCCTGCGAACCATGGGCTTCAGAGAGCGCTCAGCTGGACCGATCTTGGCCTAATGTGGCTGGCAGCTTTTGCGATCAGCCAGCCCACTGCTAGGAACTGGTCCTACAAGGATAGGAAGAGCTTCTCCTTACGCATGCCCTacccccctttcttcctttctggcGCAAAAGTGCAGCCTTGCAAGCCATTTTGCAGCAGGGTGGGCAAAATGTTGACAGTGAAGGGAGCATTAGCAATAAGGGATCATGCTAGGATTTGAAACAGAGCAACCAGAGGCAGTGCACCAGACAGCTGTCGTTGCCTCGGTCATAGGATTTTGAGAGTCAGTTTCCTTGCAATAAAATAAGCTTAATTCCTTTTTAGtcagaagggttttttttgttgtttttttgtccaGGTAGCACTCAAAAATCATTGAGTAGACTTAAAAAAAATGTCAGTGAAGTTTCAGCCTTGGATATGACAAGTATAGTTTTGTCAAATAAAATACCCACACTGCAGTGAGGCCAATAGGCTACCAAATAACTGACTATTTAAATCTGTGCTCCATCCAAAGTCTTGTAGCTTAGCTCTCTCATCCTTTTTAGGAACAAGAGATTGTGTGGGGCAGAGCTGACAAAAACCAGAGGGTGGCAGTGACCGCCGTGTGTTTACAGCACCTTCGCCTCTTGAAATCCTGCGGAGCTGAATTTATGCCTCCTCCAGACTTTCGGAGAGTTGAACTGTGTCTCAGCTAATAAACACTCAGCTCTCCTATAACATGGAAGGTTCGGGGGCAGTGACTGCTGTGTGTTCCCGGCACTTTTGCGTCTTGCAGTCC
This window encodes:
- the PGM2 gene encoding phosphoglucomutase-2; the encoded protein is MAAGGRLEEEAARWLRWDRNPKTSEIVKQLVADGNTEELQKCFGSRMEFGTAGLRAAMGAGISQMNDLTIIQTTQGFCRYLEKNFSDLKKRGVVISFDARAHPPSGGSSKRFARLAATAFISQGIPVYLFSNITPTPWVPYTVSHLNLCAGIMVTASHNPKQDNGYKVYWDNGAQIISPHDKGIAQAIEENLEPWPKAWDDSLIDNNPLLHDPYTKINKDYFEDLKKYCFHRNINRESKVKFVHTSVHGVGHDFVQLAFKAFDFAPPYAVPEQKDPDPEFPTVKYPNPEEGKGVLTLSFALADKVGARVILANDPDADRLAVAEKQESGEWKVFSGNELGALLGWWTFTCWKEKNPDLTALKDVYMLASTVSSKILRAIALKEGFHFEETLTGFKWMGNRAKQLIDQGKSVLFAFEEAIGYMCSSYVLDKDGVSAAAITAELASFLDTKNISLSQQLKNIYVEYGYHIAKTSYFICHDQKIIKSLFEHLRNYDGKNNYPKTCGKFEISGVRDLTTGYDSSQPDKKAILPTSQSSQMITFTFANGGVATMRTSGTEPKIKYYAELGAPPGNSDPELLKKELNDLADAIEKHFFQPEKNNLQPKAE